A region of Lacinutrix sp. Hel_I_90 DNA encodes the following proteins:
- a CDS encoding peptidase M61 has protein sequence MRKHVLSALFAGLILVGCNSTKTATGTNDLATVNPIEAHLDLTKVIDDKAPVVINPGRFTEDVVTYRLPRVVQGTYSVSDFGKYIDDLKAIDYKGNALVVTKTDTNTWTITNAKQLDKISYYVNDTFDMEISGGGIGGDVPFSPAGTNIEDTNFVLNLHGFIGYFDSLKNAQYKLEIVSPTAMTKTSALQETNEILTDGNKTITTYFAPRYFDITDNPMFYGNLDVEEFKVGDIKIVLSVYSPNKVHTAAKVKETVEKMMQAQKAYLGDVNSTPRYDIYLYLSEGKSESPKGFGALEHHTSTVVVLPESMPEDALASSMVDVVSHEFFHIVTPLSVHSEDVHYFDYDQPTFSKHLWMYEGVTEYFATLFQVDQGLVTEDEFYTKVMGKIKSASSMNDAMSFTTMSENILEEPYAAQYTNVYQKGALIGMCIDILMREESNGNRGILSLMKELSLKYGNNKPFVDDNLIAEITEMTYPSVGAFLQTHVVGDTPIDYNDFFNKVGLKIKEGKVATNYIQNDGVLIFAPDMATMTIPFSEAVKDNSFWAQNGVLPGDVIKTIDGKALTLQNANEMLTEVFMWKPGRAVDVRLDRQGEEIIVKTELTQSYTMGSELTVDENATEAQNKLREAWLKG, from the coding sequence ATGAGAAAACATGTATTATCTGCACTTTTTGCAGGATTAATTTTAGTGGGCTGTAACTCTACAAAAACAGCAACTGGAACGAATGATTTAGCAACTGTAAATCCTATTGAAGCGCATTTAGATTTAACAAAAGTAATCGATGATAAAGCACCAGTGGTTATAAATCCAGGACGTTTTACTGAAGACGTAGTTACCTATAGATTACCACGAGTAGTACAAGGGACTTATTCTGTAAGTGATTTTGGGAAATATATTGATGATTTAAAAGCCATTGATTACAAAGGGAATGCATTAGTGGTTACTAAAACAGACACCAATACATGGACTATTACTAATGCTAAACAATTAGATAAGATTAGCTATTATGTTAATGACACCTTTGACATGGAAATTAGCGGCGGTGGAATAGGAGGAGACGTGCCTTTTTCTCCAGCAGGAACAAATATTGAAGACACTAATTTTGTTTTAAATCTTCATGGTTTTATTGGTTATTTTGATTCTTTAAAGAATGCCCAGTATAAATTAGAGATTGTATCACCAACGGCAATGACAAAAACTTCTGCATTACAGGAAACTAATGAGATTTTAACTGATGGCAACAAAACGATAACAACTTATTTTGCACCAAGGTATTTTGACATTACAGATAACCCAATGTTTTATGGGAATTTAGATGTTGAAGAATTTAAAGTGGGTGATATTAAGATTGTCTTAAGTGTTTATTCACCAAACAAAGTGCATACAGCAGCTAAAGTAAAAGAAACAGTGGAGAAAATGATGCAGGCACAAAAAGCCTACTTAGGTGATGTAAATAGTACACCAAGATATGATATCTATTTGTATTTATCTGAAGGGAAATCAGAATCCCCAAAGGGTTTTGGAGCTTTAGAGCACCACACCTCTACGGTTGTCGTATTACCTGAATCTATGCCAGAAGATGCCTTAGCAAGCAGTATGGTAGATGTAGTTTCACATGAGTTTTTTCATATTGTAACCCCATTAAGTGTGCACTCAGAAGATGTTCATTATTTTGACTATGATCAACCCACCTTTTCAAAGCATTTATGGATGTATGAAGGGGTTACTGAATATTTTGCAACATTATTTCAAGTAGATCAAGGTTTAGTTACTGAAGATGAATTCTATACTAAAGTCATGGGTAAAATAAAATCAGCATCAAGCATGAATGATGCGATGAGCTTTACCACAATGAGTGAAAATATTTTAGAAGAGCCTTATGCAGCTCAATATACTAATGTATATCAAAAAGGTGCATTAATTGGGATGTGTATCGATATTTTAATGCGTGAAGAAAGTAATGGCAACAGAGGTATTTTATCTTTAATGAAAGAATTATCACTTAAATACGGAAATAACAAACCCTTTGTAGATGATAATTTAATCGCTGAAATAACCGAAATGACCTACCCAAGTGTTGGTGCATTTTTGCAAACTCATGTTGTTGGTGACACCCCTATTGATTATAATGATTTCTTTAATAAAGTAGGATTAAAAATAAAAGAAGGAAAAGTAGCAACCAATTACATTCAAAATGATGGCGTTTTAATTTTTGCGCCTGATATGGCTACAATGACAATTCCTTTCTCGGAAGCAGTAAAAGACAATAGTTTTTGGGCACAAAATGGTGTACTACCAGGTGATGTGATTAAAACCATAGATGGTAAAGCATTAACCCTACAAAATGCAAACGAAATGTTGACAGAGGTTTTTATGTGGAAACCAGGAAGAGCGGTAGACGTGCGTTTAGATAGACAAGGAGAAGAAATAATAGTTAAAACAGAGCTCACGCAGTCTTACACTATGGGTTCTGAACTAACGGTAGATGAAAACGCTACTGAAGCGCAAAATAAATTGAGAGAAGCCTGGTTAAAAGGGTAA
- a CDS encoding glycosyltransferase family 2 protein — MQEPLISILIPFKNTQAYLAECIDSIINQSYTHWELLIVDDHSTDKSFNLVHSYARKDSRIQLLKNEGSGIIAALKLAFTHSKGNYITRMDSDDIMPHLKLETLLNKLLENGKHHIATGLVSYFSAEGISDGYRNYETWLNGLTKNGSNYSEIYKECVIPSPCWMINRTDLETINAFNPLRYPEDYDLTFRFYEANYKVIPCNTVLHYWRDYGTRASRTDANYAENSFIDLKLFYFLKLNYNGLRPLVIWGAGKKGKTIAKKLIDLNVSFHWICDNPKKIGKHIYDQEMKPFQYLETLEKPQSIISVANTEQQQIIKTYLAHQNMLSMKDYFFFC, encoded by the coding sequence ATGCAAGAGCCTTTAATTAGCATATTAATTCCTTTTAAAAATACACAAGCCTATCTTGCGGAATGCATAGACTCCATTATTAATCAATCCTACACACATTGGGAATTGCTAATTGTTGACGATCATTCTACAGACAAAAGCTTTAATCTAGTACATAGCTACGCGAGAAAGGATAGTAGGATTCAACTATTAAAAAATGAGGGCTCCGGAATTATTGCGGCCTTAAAATTAGCTTTTACACATTCAAAAGGAAATTATATTACGCGAATGGACAGTGATGATATCATGCCTCATTTAAAACTTGAAACCTTATTAAATAAGCTTCTAGAAAATGGAAAACACCATATTGCTACAGGTTTAGTTAGCTATTTTTCTGCAGAAGGTATTAGTGATGGCTACCGCAACTATGAAACCTGGTTGAATGGATTAACAAAAAACGGAAGTAATTACTCCGAAATTTATAAAGAATGTGTTATTCCTTCACCTTGTTGGATGATTAATCGTACAGATTTAGAGACCATAAATGCTTTTAACCCTTTGCGTTACCCTGAAGATTATGATTTAACTTTTCGCTTTTATGAAGCCAATTACAAAGTCATCCCCTGTAATACCGTACTACATTATTGGAGAGATTATGGTACGCGAGCGTCCAGAACCGATGCAAATTATGCCGAAAATAGTTTTATAGACCTTAAACTCTTCTACTTTTTAAAACTAAATTATAATGGGTTAAGACCATTGGTTATTTGGGGTGCAGGAAAAAAAGGAAAAACGATTGCAAAAAAGTTAATAGATCTAAATGTTTCGTTTCACTGGATTTGCGATAACCCAAAGAAAATTGGGAAACATATTTATGATCAGGAGATGAAACCCTTTCAGTATCTGGAAACTTTAGAGAAACCACAAAGTATCATTAGCGTAGCAAATACAGAGCAACAGCAGATTATTAAGACGTATTTAGCTCACCAGAACATGTTATCAATGAAAGATTATTTTTTCTTTTGTTAA
- a CDS encoding BatA and WFA domain-containing protein, which produces MQFKHPELLYGLFLLLIPIIIHLFQLRKFQKESFTNVAFLKQVTLQTRKSSQIKKWLTLFIRMGILAAIVIAFAQPFTSKNKILNSKSETVIYLDNSFSMQAKGEKGELLKRAVQDLISHVPEGENISLITNDNIYRKTSIKAMANDLLQVKYAPNQIPYEAALLKSKKYFSKNRNTIKNLVFISDFQQKETAFKVLNDTLIETHLVQLKPMNTNNVAIDSIYISKRNANNLELTVLLENKGSTIENLPVSLYNDVNLLSKTSVRIADKANTIFTLPNNVRINGTITIEDSGLQFDNTLFFNINETTKINVLAISEVSDSFLKRIYTSNEFEYKNTKLSQLNYSDITNQNLIVLNELPSMPSSLNTALKAFTNNGGVVILIPSKISDLQSYNSFLKDNNFKQYQAISDSEKRLTTINYSHPIYNDGVFEKRVTNFQYPKSNSYFPQGLGNASAVLQFEDGKPFLSEKNNLFVFTSTLNTKNSNFQEVNLIVPTFYNISKQSLQQSNLFYTIGKENNFDIATALQQDAVLTLVNGDKKVIPQQHYFNNKVTITTNETPETAGIYHVQNKAEIIQNVSYNYNRDESTLVYQQFSNIDNSSISNTIEQVFDTIKNDNKVNALWKWFVIFALALLIIEMLILKYFK; this is translated from the coding sequence ATGCAGTTTAAACATCCAGAACTTCTTTACGGTCTATTCTTACTGCTAATCCCTATAATCATTCACTTGTTTCAGTTGCGTAAATTCCAAAAGGAATCCTTTACCAATGTTGCCTTTTTAAAACAAGTAACCTTACAAACGCGTAAAAGCTCGCAAATTAAAAAGTGGTTAACTTTATTTATAAGAATGGGTATTCTTGCGGCTATTGTTATTGCTTTTGCACAACCTTTTACTTCAAAAAACAAAATACTAAATAGCAAAAGTGAGACTGTTATTTATTTAGATAACTCCTTTAGCATGCAAGCCAAAGGAGAAAAAGGAGAACTTTTAAAACGTGCTGTACAAGATTTAATAAGTCATGTTCCAGAAGGTGAAAACATATCACTTATTACAAATGATAATATTTACCGAAAAACAAGCATAAAAGCAATGGCCAATGATTTGTTGCAAGTAAAGTATGCCCCAAATCAAATCCCTTATGAAGCTGCGCTCTTAAAAAGTAAAAAATATTTCTCAAAAAACAGAAATACGATTAAAAACTTAGTTTTTATAAGTGATTTTCAACAAAAAGAAACAGCTTTTAAAGTTTTAAATGATACGCTTATAGAAACGCATTTAGTGCAGCTAAAACCAATGAACACAAACAATGTAGCCATTGATAGTATTTATATTTCTAAGCGTAATGCTAATAATTTAGAACTTACCGTTTTATTAGAAAACAAGGGCTCTACAATAGAAAACTTACCTGTTTCCCTTTACAATGATGTCAATTTACTAAGTAAGACCTCTGTACGCATTGCAGATAAGGCCAATACCATATTTACACTACCCAATAATGTGCGTATTAATGGCACAATCACGATTGAAGATTCAGGTTTACAGTTTGATAACACCTTATTCTTTAATATTAATGAGACCACTAAAATTAATGTGCTGGCCATTAGTGAAGTGAGTGATTCTTTTTTAAAGCGTATTTATACTTCAAACGAATTTGAGTATAAAAACACCAAGCTTTCTCAACTAAATTATAGCGATATTACCAATCAGAATTTAATTGTTTTAAATGAATTACCAAGCATGCCTTCTTCTTTAAACACCGCATTAAAAGCCTTTACAAACAACGGTGGTGTTGTGATTTTGATTCCTTCAAAAATTAGTGATTTACAATCTTATAATTCATTTTTAAAGGACAATAATTTTAAACAATATCAAGCTATTTCTGATAGCGAAAAACGGCTGACCACGATTAATTATTCACACCCTATTTATAATGATGGTGTCTTTGAAAAACGGGTAACTAACTTTCAGTATCCAAAGAGCAATTCCTATTTTCCACAGGGTTTAGGAAATGCTTCTGCCGTTCTTCAGTTTGAAGATGGAAAGCCTTTTTTATCTGAAAAAAATAATCTGTTTGTTTTTACGTCTACTTTAAATACAAAGAACTCTAATTTTCAAGAAGTTAATTTAATAGTGCCTACTTTTTATAATATTTCCAAACAGAGTTTACAGCAGTCTAACTTGTTTTATACCATTGGTAAAGAAAACAACTTTGATATTGCTACAGCGTTACAGCAAGATGCTGTACTCACTTTAGTAAATGGCGACAAAAAAGTAATTCCGCAACAACACTATTTTAATAATAAAGTAACGATCACCACGAATGAAACTCCTGAAACAGCTGGAATATATCACGTTCAAAACAAAGCTGAAATCATACAAAACGTCAGTTATAATTACAATCGTGATGAGAGTACCTTAGTGTATCAGCAGTTTTCAAACATAGATAATAGTAGCATTTCAAACACCATCGAACAGGTTTTTGATACGATAAAAAATGATAATAAAGTGAATGCGCTATGGAAATGGTTTGTTATTTTTGCGCTAGCGCTTTTAATTATTGAAATGCTCATCTTAAAATATTTTAAATGA
- a CDS encoding dihydroorotase family protein, translated as MNVLIKSATIIDAKSDFHNATHDILIEKGAISKIAKSIKNPKNYKEIKLDNLHVSQGWFDSSVCFGEPGFEDRETIINGLKTAAKSGFTSVALQANTCPVIDCNSDVSFIKSKAQHHAVSLMPVGALTKNSEGVALAELFDMQNAGAVAFSDYKRPIINPNLLKIALQYASNFGGLVCSFPQENKIAGNGVMNEHVTSTNLGLKGNPNLAEALQVARDLYILEYTGGKLHIPTISTVEAVDLIRAAKQKKLDITCSVAIHNLFMDDTELKEFDTRFKVLPPLRTQNDIEALIEGVNDGTIDMVTSDHNPLTIEDKKIEFDYATYGTIGLESAFGALQNLFTTKKTIKLLTNGKARFSLENSIIKEGALANMTLFNPDGKYTFTADRIVSKSKNSIFLDRELKGKVYGIIANNKIEL; from the coding sequence ATGAACGTACTCATAAAATCTGCAACCATCATTGATGCTAAGAGCGATTTTCATAATGCAACTCACGATATTTTAATCGAAAAAGGCGCTATTTCTAAAATAGCCAAAAGCATTAAAAACCCAAAAAACTATAAAGAAATAAAACTGGATAACCTGCATGTATCTCAAGGCTGGTTTGACAGTAGTGTATGTTTTGGAGAGCCTGGTTTTGAAGACCGGGAAACCATTATAAATGGATTAAAAACAGCGGCAAAATCAGGTTTTACATCAGTGGCGTTACAGGCTAATACTTGTCCAGTAATTGATTGTAATTCTGATGTGTCTTTCATTAAATCTAAAGCCCAACACCATGCGGTAAGCTTAATGCCAGTTGGGGCATTAACTAAAAATAGTGAAGGTGTTGCTTTAGCCGAACTTTTTGATATGCAAAATGCTGGTGCCGTGGCTTTTTCAGATTATAAAAGACCAATAATTAATCCCAATTTATTAAAGATTGCCTTACAATATGCTAGCAATTTTGGAGGATTGGTGTGCTCTTTTCCACAAGAAAATAAAATTGCAGGAAACGGCGTAATGAATGAGCACGTTACGAGTACTAACTTGGGTTTAAAAGGTAATCCTAATTTAGCCGAAGCTTTACAGGTCGCCAGAGACTTATATATATTAGAATATACTGGAGGGAAATTACACATTCCAACAATTTCAACAGTAGAAGCTGTAGATTTAATAAGAGCCGCTAAGCAAAAGAAGTTAGATATCACCTGTAGTGTAGCGATTCATAATTTATTTATGGATGATACGGAATTAAAAGAATTTGATACCCGTTTTAAGGTATTGCCGCCATTGCGAACTCAAAACGATATTGAAGCACTCATTGAAGGGGTAAATGACGGCACTATAGATATGGTAACCAGTGATCACAATCCATTAACGATTGAAGATAAAAAGATAGAGTTTGATTATGCTACTTATGGCACCATTGGTTTGGAAAGTGCTTTTGGCGCCTTGCAAAACCTATTTACCACGAAAAAAACGATTAAATTACTGACTAACGGTAAAGCACGGTTTTCGCTAGAAAACAGTATTATTAAAGAAGGTGCATTGGCTAATATGACCTTATTTAACCCTGATGGGAAATATACGTTTACAGCGGATAGAATAGTATCAAAATCTAAAAATAGCATCTTTTTAGATCGGGAATTAAAAGGAAAAGTATACGGCATTATAGCCAATAATAAAATAGAATTATAA
- a CDS encoding alpha/beta hydrolase produces the protein MAALSLHHIVRESSIKENAPLLLLFHGYGSDENDLFSFAEELPEELFIISVKAPYAMQPYGNAWYAINFDADKGKWSDNVQAKESRDKIARFIDEALANYPVDKDNVSLLGFSQGTILSYAVALSYPEKIKNVIALSGYINTDLFEVQAKEKYTHLNFYCSHGSVDQVIPVDWARQAPKFLESLDIKYQYSEFPVGHGVAPQNFYELRDWLKNRLKIK, from the coding sequence ATGGCAGCATTATCTTTACACCACATCGTTCGCGAGTCTTCAATAAAAGAGAACGCCCCTTTACTCCTATTGTTTCATGGTTATGGCAGTGACGAAAACGACTTATTTTCTTTTGCTGAAGAATTGCCAGAAGAACTATTTATCATCTCTGTAAAAGCACCTTACGCCATGCAACCTTATGGTAACGCTTGGTATGCTATAAACTTTGATGCCGATAAAGGTAAATGGAGCGATAACGTGCAAGCAAAAGAGTCTCGTGATAAGATTGCCCGTTTTATAGATGAGGCGCTCGCAAATTACCCTGTTGATAAAGACAACGTTTCTTTATTAGGATTTAGCCAAGGCACCATTTTAAGCTATGCTGTCGCACTCAGCTATCCGGAAAAAATTAAAAATGTTATTGCTTTAAGCGGGTACATAAATACAGACTTATTTGAAGTACAGGCTAAAGAAAAATACACCCATTTAAATTTCTATTGTTCACATGGTTCTGTAGATCAGGTTATTCCGGTTGATTGGGCAAGACAAGCACCAAAATTTTTAGAGTCTTTAGATATTAAATACCAATACAGCGAATTCCCCGTTGGTCATGGTGTTGCACCGCAAAATTTTTACGAATTAAGAGATTGGCTAAAGAATAGACTAAAAATTAAATAA
- a CDS encoding TonB-dependent receptor domain-containing protein encodes MKKLFIYTLLLLSTYAMHAQNDVVTVTFENISLKQALLSLEEKTNLPFYYLDQWLDDDKISKTYSNKSLESILNDLFENRSINFLIYDNKVILTNSSMVFKSLPADFFKDGEPNHASENESVFYNEYNNRNLVTIGKQDENSFKNEVIVSGLVINEITGEPIQGVAIIAEKINRNTTTNENGRFSIRLPVGLNSIEAKLLGYTGFSKQLLVYSAGFFKFYLAEATETLEEVVLESKANNNVKEAVVGVTSIDIEGLKTVPVILGERDILKVATTLPGIKTAGEGSAGFNVRGGRADQNLILLDDAVIYSPSHFLGFFSAINPFVTGSLDIYKASIPAEFGGRLSSVFDIKSKEPNYEKFSGEGAIGPITGSLSIQTPIKKDEIALTAAARATYSNWILRSLDEESLKNSQASFYDGLVKYNHKINDNNKFQATGYFSKDKFSITSDSIFSYNNALASLKWNHNFKNEKHQSEVIAVNSQYKYGIGYDGESNSNFEFDYKINETQLKLNLKYFHSDKHKFDYGISTKLYQVEPGNIKPLGDNSIIISKNLNKEKGLESAVFVSDLFEVNDKLLFNIGLRYSRFSALGPSTQNTYEAGQPRDESTISAVNTYGNYESIKNYGGLEYRMSLRYLLTESLSVKASYNKTIQYIHLLSNNTTISPTDTWKLSDLNTKPQRANQYSLGFYKNFNQSDIEISVEGYYKTMKDILDYKIGAELILNETLEQELLQGEGKAYGVELLLKKKKGPLNGWIGYSYSRALLKLKSDIPQEQINNGDFFPANYDKPHDFSVVANYRITKRYSLSTNFIYQTGRPITYPVGKFVFADSEQVLYSDRNQFRIPDYYRLDVGFNIEGTHKLKKLAHSFWNISVYNVLGRNNPYSVFFVNNDGKIQAFKTSIFAIPVPTITYNFKF; translated from the coding sequence ATGAAGAAACTTTTTATTTACACTTTATTGCTACTTTCTACTTATGCAATGCATGCACAAAATGATGTTGTTACAGTTACATTTGAAAATATTAGTTTAAAACAAGCTTTATTATCATTAGAAGAAAAAACAAATCTGCCTTTTTATTATCTAGACCAATGGCTGGATGATGATAAAATATCCAAAACCTATTCTAATAAATCCTTAGAGTCTATTCTTAATGATTTATTCGAGAATCGCTCTATAAACTTTCTTATTTATGACAATAAAGTTATTTTAACAAATAGCAGCATGGTTTTTAAATCATTACCTGCGGATTTTTTTAAAGATGGAGAGCCTAATCATGCTTCAGAAAATGAAAGCGTTTTTTATAATGAATATAATAACAGAAATTTAGTTACCATTGGTAAACAAGATGAGAATTCTTTTAAAAACGAAGTTATAGTATCTGGATTAGTTATTAATGAAATCACTGGTGAGCCTATACAGGGTGTAGCAATAATTGCAGAAAAAATAAACAGAAATACTACTACAAATGAGAATGGTCGTTTTTCTATTAGACTTCCTGTAGGACTTAATAGTATAGAAGCGAAACTTTTAGGTTATACCGGATTTTCAAAACAGCTTTTGGTATATAGCGCGGGTTTTTTTAAATTTTATCTGGCAGAAGCTACAGAGACTTTAGAAGAAGTTGTTTTAGAGTCTAAAGCTAATAACAATGTTAAAGAAGCTGTGGTTGGTGTTACCTCTATTGATATAGAAGGATTAAAAACAGTTCCTGTAATTTTAGGAGAACGAGATATTTTAAAGGTAGCTACTACACTTCCTGGTATAAAAACTGCTGGTGAAGGCTCAGCTGGTTTTAATGTTCGTGGTGGTCGTGCAGATCAAAATCTCATTCTCTTAGACGATGCTGTTATCTATAGTCCCTCACATTTTTTAGGCTTCTTTTCTGCTATTAACCCTTTTGTAACTGGATCACTGGATATATATAAAGCCAGTATTCCTGCAGAATTTGGTGGTAGACTTTCTTCTGTATTCGATATTAAGTCTAAAGAGCCAAATTATGAAAAATTCTCAGGAGAAGGGGCTATTGGACCAATTACTGGTAGTTTAAGCATACAAACACCAATTAAAAAAGATGAAATAGCGCTTACAGCTGCAGCAAGGGCAACCTATTCAAATTGGATTTTAAGATCGCTTGACGAAGAATCCCTTAAAAACAGTCAAGCTTCTTTTTACGATGGATTAGTAAAATACAATCATAAAATTAATGATAATAATAAATTTCAGGCCACCGGATACTTTAGCAAAGATAAATTTAGTATCACCTCAGATTCTATTTTTAGTTACAACAATGCTTTAGCCTCATTAAAATGGAACCATAATTTTAAAAATGAAAAACATCAAAGTGAAGTAATCGCAGTAAACAGTCAATACAAATATGGTATTGGTTACGATGGCGAATCTAATAGTAATTTTGAATTTGATTACAAGATTAACGAAACGCAACTTAAACTAAATTTAAAATATTTCCATAGTGATAAACATAAATTCGACTATGGAATTAGCACAAAACTGTATCAGGTTGAGCCTGGGAACATAAAACCATTGGGGGATAATTCTATAATTATTTCTAAGAATTTAAATAAAGAAAAAGGTTTAGAATCGGCCGTTTTTGTGTCAGATTTATTTGAAGTTAATGATAAATTACTTTTCAATATTGGTTTGCGTTATTCCAGATTTTCAGCCCTTGGACCAAGCACTCAAAATACTTATGAAGCAGGACAACCAAGAGATGAATCGACTATTTCCGCTGTGAATACTTATGGTAATTACGAAAGTATAAAGAACTACGGCGGCTTGGAATACAGGATGTCACTGCGCTACCTATTAACAGAAAGTTTATCTGTAAAAGCCAGTTACAACAAAACCATACAGTACATTCATTTACTCTCTAACAATACAACCATTTCTCCAACAGACACTTGGAAGCTTTCAGATTTAAATACCAAGCCTCAACGTGCTAATCAGTACTCCTTAGGTTTTTATAAGAACTTTAATCAAAGTGATATTGAAATTAGCGTAGAAGGCTACTACAAAACAATGAAGGACATTTTAGACTATAAGATTGGCGCCGAATTAATTTTAAATGAAACTCTAGAGCAGGAATTACTTCAAGGAGAAGGTAAAGCTTACGGTGTTGAACTATTACTAAAAAAGAAAAAAGGACCTCTAAATGGATGGATAGGTTACAGCTATTCCAGAGCGCTATTGAAATTAAAAAGTGATATTCCGCAGGAACAAATAAATAACGGCGACTTTTTTCCTGCAAATTACGACAAACCGCACGATTTTAGCGTAGTTGCTAATTATAGAATAACAAAACGCTATAGCCTATCTACTAACTTTATTTATCAAACAGGGAGACCTATCACTTATCCTGTTGGGAAATTTGTATTTGCAGATAGCGAACAGGTATTATATAGCGACAGAAACCAATTTCGTATTCCTGATTACTATCGTTTAGATGTAGGCTTTAATATTGAAGGCACTCATAAACTTAAAAAACTAGCGCATAGTTTCTGGAATATTTCGGTATACAACGTGCTTGGGCGAAACAATCCATATTCTGTTTTTTTTGTAAATAATGATGGCAAAATTCAAGCCTTTAAAACATCCATTTTTGCTATTCCAGTGCCAACGATAACTTATAATTTTAAATTTTAG
- a CDS encoding DUF4249 domain-containing protein, translating to MKRIIKHIFICFFLFSLSCKEEFIIETQDFESVLVVEATITNELKYQEVKLSRTFLLEQNEQIIENNADIKVVDDTGNSYNFSQDDNGTYISEIEFEAVENKEYTLIINTSNGKTYNSTVQTLTSISQIDNLYAEFVNDDVNGPGVQVFVDSNNSNSDAKYFRYEYEETYQIIAPYYFALQAVFSNYVYFPETGSASFDVDIIARTQEEETCYKTYRSQNILLATTNNLNENIVQRFPIRFIREHPGAEQIGVIIDEFKRINDVSILRDRYSIIVSQYVQNIASHTYYEKINTLGNNEDILFENQPGYINGNIKGADENEKIVGFFSVSSVSKKRIFFNYVDVNIPKPEYIYQCDVRNLDFDTYKNDIYRLINSFQDYNMNYQITDYPGQSWMIANPECTDCTAVGSNIQPDFWID from the coding sequence ATGAAAAGAATCATAAAACATATCTTTATTTGCTTCTTTTTATTTAGTTTAAGTTGCAAAGAAGAATTCATAATTGAAACTCAAGATTTCGAGAGTGTTTTGGTTGTAGAAGCTACGATTACTAATGAATTAAAATATCAAGAAGTAAAGTTATCGAGAACTTTTTTACTTGAGCAAAACGAACAGATTATTGAAAATAATGCAGATATTAAAGTTGTTGATGACACTGGTAATAGTTATAATTTTTCACAAGATGATAACGGAACTTATATATCTGAAATAGAATTTGAAGCTGTTGAAAATAAAGAATACACATTAATAATAAATACAAGTAATGGGAAAACATACAATTCGACAGTTCAAACATTAACATCTATATCTCAAATAGATAATTTATATGCTGAATTTGTTAATGATGACGTAAATGGACCTGGAGTTCAGGTTTTTGTAGATAGTAATAATAGCAATAGTGATGCTAAATATTTTAGATACGAATATGAAGAAACATATCAAATAATAGCACCTTACTACTTTGCGCTTCAGGCGGTCTTTTCAAATTATGTCTATTTTCCTGAGACAGGTAGTGCTTCTTTTGATGTAGATATAATTGCCAGAACCCAAGAAGAAGAAACATGTTATAAAACCTATCGTAGTCAAAATATATTACTGGCAACGACTAATAATTTAAACGAAAACATTGTGCAACGTTTTCCAATTCGTTTCATTAGAGAACATCCTGGCGCAGAGCAAATAGGTGTAATCATAGATGAATTTAAGAGAATTAACGATGTTAGTATATTAAGAGATCGATACAGTATTATTGTTAGTCAATATGTCCAAAACATAGCATCGCACACGTACTATGAAAAAATCAATACATTAGGTAATAATGAAGATATATTATTCGAAAACCAACCAGGGTATATAAATGGGAACATAAAAGGCGCTGATGAAAATGAAAAAATAGTTGGCTTTTTTAGTGTGTCATCAGTTTCAAAAAAGCGTATATTTTTTAATTATGTTGATGTTAATATCCCAAAACCAGAATATATATACCAGTGTGATGTACGTAATCTGGATTTTGATACCTATAAAAACGATATTTACAGACTCATCAATAGTTTTCAGGATTATAATATGAATTATCAAATTACCGATTATCCTGGACAAAGTTGGATGATTGCTAATCCCGAATGTACCGATTGTACTGCGGTAGGTTCCAACATACAACCAGATTTTTGGATAGATTAA